The segment CTGATCCAGCCTGCGCACGCTCTCCACCGTGACCCGGTCCAGATGAATGGACAGGTCACATTCCAGCGGGGTCGCATGCAGCACCGGGCATTCCCGCGCGGCCCACTCGTTCAGGCGGCGGCGCAAGGCAGGCAGGTTTTCTTCCCGCACCGAAAGGCCCGCCGCCATGGCGTGGCCTCCGTAGCGGATGAGCAGGTCTGCGCAGGAGCCGATGCAGTCGTGGAGGTTGAATCCCTGCACACTGCGGCCGCTGCCTTTGCACTCGCCATGCTCGTCCACCGTCACCACGATCACCGGCCGGCCGGTGCGCTCCACCAGCCGGGAGGCCACGATGCCAATGACGCCGGGGTGCCAGTCGCGGCCCCACAGCAGCATCACGCGGTCTTCCAGCCGTTCCGGCTCCTGTTCCAGAAGCTCCTGCGCCGCATTGAAAATCTGCAGCTCGATCTCCTGACGCCGGGCGTTGATCTCGTTCAGTTTGCGGGCCAGCTCCTCGGCACGGTCGGGATCCTCGCAGAGCACCAGCTGCAGGGCGGTCACGGCGCTGTCCATGCGGCCCGCCGCGTTGATGCGCGGCGCAATGGCATAGCTGACATTCTCCGCCGTGACGGGTTTACCCGTAAGGCCCACCTCTTCCAGCAGGGCTTCCAGCCCGGGACGGTCGGTGTTTTGCAGCTGGTGCAGGCCGGATCTTACCAGTGTGCGGTTCTCGCCGGTCAGCGGCATCACATCCGCCACCGTACCCACAGCGGCAAGGTCGCCGCAGTAGTCCAGCATTTCCTCCGGCGGGCAGCCGTCCAGCGCGGCGCACAGCTTAAAGGCCACGCCCGCACCGCACAGGCCCTTGAAAGGGCTGGTATCATCCCTGCGGCGGGGGTCCACCACAGCAGCCGCCTTCGGCAATGTATCCGGCGGCAGATGGTGGTCGGTGATGATCAGGTCGATGCCCAATTCTGCAGCGTAATCCGCTTCGTCCACGGCAGAAATGCCATTGTCCACGGTCACGATCAGCTGACAGCCCTTGTCGTGGATGGAGCGGATCGCGTTTTTGGAAAGGCCGTAACCATCGCCCTCGCGGCTGGGCAGCATACACTTGACGGTCGCTCCCATGCCCTTGAGATGCTGGTACAAAAGGGCCGTAGCGGTCACGCCGTCCACATCGTAATCGCCGAACACCACGATGGTTTCCCCGTCATCGATGGCCCGCCAGATGCGCTCACAGGCCTTCTGCATATCGGTCAGCAAAAACGGGTCGCTCAGCTCTTCCTCACCGGCCAGCAGGGTCAGCGCGTCGGTGGGGTCGGTGACGCCGCGGGCCGTCAGAACGCCCGCCAGCAGGGCGTTTTCCTTCTGCTGGGCAGCAAGCACGGCCTTGTATTTCTGTTCGCTCCAGGGTTCCCCCTCCTGCGCATTGTATTCCAGTTCTTCAGCTGCCTGCTCCGCAATGGCTGCGGTCAGTTCCCGCAGGGCAGCGCGGTCAAGGTTTTTCAGCTCCCATGCACGGTAGGTCATTGAAAATCCCCTCCCGTCAGCCCATCGCTGGCCAGCATACCCTGCAATGCGGCGATCTCCGAGGAGACATCCATGGCAACATCCGAGAGCAGCGTATCATACAGGGTGTCGTACGCCTGATTCAGCGTGTGAAGGATGCCCGCGATATCGCGGCGGATGGTCTCGGCGTTTTCGCCCTGCTGGCCCTGCACGTCGTTGTAGGTGTGCAGCAGCTTGAGGGTGGTGGGGATATAGTATTCCGCAAAGCGGCGGGCCTTGGGCAGGCTTTCCGGGTGTGCCTCCAGCCAGTCACAGATGGCGGTGGTGGTGGTCTGCATATGGTCCAGCTCTTCGCGGCCCTGCGCATCCTGCATCAGCTGTTTTTCCTGCTGCAACACGACGGCAAAGCGGCGGGCCGTTTCCAGATTGAGCGGCACATCGTCTGTTTTTTCCTTTACCGGTTCCGGCTGCGGCTCTCTGGGGGCCGCTGCGGCCTCCTGCGCGGCGCGGTAATCTTCCGCCGTCAGATAGAGTTTTTCCGTTTTTTCGTCCACCCATGCGCTCAGCCAGCCATTGCGGATGAATCTGCGCACCCACTTGAGGGCCCGGGTCTTTTTCTCGTCCACGGCTTCCAGCGGCAGGCCCTTTTTGCAGTCAAAGCCTTCCGCCGCCTCGGCCAGACGGAGCAGCGTCTTGCTGGCCTTCAGGCGGGACGCACCGGCAGTGATCATCCACACGAACACGGCCGTGACAGCCGCAAAGCACCAGCCGGTGATGCGCACCGCCCCCAGTGCAAAGCTGCCCATGGCTGCAGCATTTTCTGCCATAAAGCTGTCCTGCAGAATGGCCTGCAGAACAGCCGTATTGGGCGTAAACAGGCCCGCCGCACCCAGACAGGAGACTGCCGTGATGCCAAAGATCACCGTAAACGTAATGCCGACTGCCAGCAATGCGCAGCCAGCGCTGTGCCGTTTTTTGGCGCTGGCGCGGATCTCGTCTGCCGGGGTCATCTCTGCCTTGCCGAACATCTGCCGGAACCAGCCGGGCATTCCGGCGGCCTGCGGGGCGCGGTACTCTTCGTTCAGGCCCTGTTCCTTTTGTTCCGGTGCGCCGCTGTGCGCATTCCGGCGGCTGCGGAAAGCCTTTGCCGCCTCGTTGATGCCATAGTTCGCGGCATCCACCGCAGCACGGCCCACGCCATAGGCGCGGTCGCCAATGTCCTCGCCTCTGCCCTCAAAGCCATGGGCAAACGCATCGGACATGGTATCGCCAAAGGCGCGCAGCTGGGATTCCAGCTCCTGCTGCACCTGACGGCCATCGGTCTGTTTTTTTGTATCGTTTTCACGATCGTTCATCAAAATTTTCTCACCCTTCTGCCGGTGCATACCGGCTGATGATGGCGCGGGCCACCCGCAGGCCATCCACGGCGGCGCTCATGATGCCGCCCGCATATCCGGCACCCTCGCCGCATGGATACAGGCCCGCCAGCTGAGAGCACTCAAAATTATCTTCCCGTTTCAGCCGCACCGG is part of the Faecalibacterium sp. HTF-F genome and harbors:
- the recJ gene encoding single-stranded-DNA-specific exonuclease RecJ is translated as MTYRAWELKNLDRAALRELTAAIAEQAAEELEYNAQEGEPWSEQKYKAVLAAQQKENALLAGVLTARGVTDPTDALTLLAGEEELSDPFLLTDMQKACERIWRAIDDGETIVVFGDYDVDGVTATALLYQHLKGMGATVKCMLPSREGDGYGLSKNAIRSIHDKGCQLIVTVDNGISAVDEADYAAELGIDLIITDHHLPPDTLPKAAAVVDPRRRDDTSPFKGLCGAGVAFKLCAALDGCPPEEMLDYCGDLAAVGTVADVMPLTGENRTLVRSGLHQLQNTDRPGLEALLEEVGLTGKPVTAENVSYAIAPRINAAGRMDSAVTALQLVLCEDPDRAEELARKLNEINARRQEIELQIFNAAQELLEQEPERLEDRVMLLWGRDWHPGVIGIVASRLVERTGRPVIVVTVDEHGECKGSGRSVQGFNLHDCIGSCADLLIRYGGHAMAAGLSVREENLPALRRRLNEWAARECPVLHATPLECDLSIHLDRVTVESVRRLDQLAPYGAENPTPVFLLQNAVVDGVYPVSDGRHSRLRLRQGNASVYAVWFGMHPEQLPYTTGDVVDAALNLSVYDSPRGAQLSGRILDLHPAGLGSKLAEQAALVAALRRGTPLTAEQKALITPDRSHMITVYRELQARRWHAEDLQPLCAKLGEENTGKTLVAVTALEQVGLIAAVEKGGAKYLELVPAQGKKNLADAPVLKCLEGM
- a CDS encoding 5-bromo-4-chloroindolyl phosphate hydrolysis family protein; translation: MNDRENDTKKQTDGRQVQQELESQLRAFGDTMSDAFAHGFEGRGEDIGDRAYGVGRAAVDAANYGINEAAKAFRSRRNAHSGAPEQKEQGLNEEYRAPQAAGMPGWFRQMFGKAEMTPADEIRASAKKRHSAGCALLAVGITFTVIFGITAVSCLGAAGLFTPNTAVLQAILQDSFMAENAAAMGSFALGAVRITGWCFAAVTAVFVWMITAGASRLKASKTLLRLAEAAEGFDCKKGLPLEAVDEKKTRALKWVRRFIRNGWLSAWVDEKTEKLYLTAEDYRAAQEAAAAPREPQPEPVKEKTDDVPLNLETARRFAVVLQQEKQLMQDAQGREELDHMQTTTTAICDWLEAHPESLPKARRFAEYYIPTTLKLLHTYNDVQGQQGENAETIRRDIAGILHTLNQAYDTLYDTLLSDVAMDVSSEIAALQGMLASDGLTGGDFQ